A single region of the Planctomycetia bacterium genome encodes:
- the cysD gene encoding sulfate adenylyltransferase subunit CysD, translated as MSTSSYTLTHLRQLEAESIHIIREVAAEFENPVMLFSLGKDSMVMLHLAQKAFYPAPLPFPCMHVDTTWKFQEMYRFREFITKEYKLNLIVYSNPEGLKQGIGPITHGSQKHTNIMKTEALKQALDLHKFDAAFGGARRDEEKSRAKERVYSFRDKFHVWDPKNQRPELWNIYNGKVNKGESIRVFPLSNWTELDVWQYVHLEKIPLPDLYLAKERPVVVREGNLIMVDDERLPLNKGEVPMIKMVRFRTLGCYPLSGAVESQSTTLPEIIQEMLLAKTSERKGRMIDHDEQGSMEEKKRQGYF; from the coding sequence ATGAGCACGTCGTCTTACACGCTGACCCACCTCCGGCAACTCGAGGCCGAGAGCATCCACATCATTCGCGAAGTCGCGGCCGAGTTCGAGAACCCGGTGATGCTGTTCTCGCTCGGCAAAGACTCGATGGTGATGCTCCACTTGGCGCAGAAGGCGTTTTATCCCGCGCCGCTCCCCTTCCCTTGCATGCATGTCGACACCACTTGGAAGTTCCAAGAGATGTACCGCTTTCGCGAGTTCATCACGAAGGAATACAAGCTCAATCTGATCGTCTACAGCAATCCCGAAGGCTTGAAGCAAGGGATCGGCCCGATCACGCACGGTAGCCAGAAGCACACGAACATCATGAAGACCGAGGCGCTGAAGCAAGCGCTCGATCTGCATAAGTTCGACGCCGCGTTCGGCGGCGCCAGGCGCGACGAAGAAAAGTCGCGCGCGAAGGAACGGGTCTATTCGTTCCGCGATAAGTTCCACGTGTGGGACCCGAAGAACCAGCGACCGGAACTTTGGAACATCTACAACGGCAAGGTGAACAAAGGAGAGAGCATCCGCGTGTTCCCGTTGTCGAACTGGACCGAGCTCGACGTTTGGCAATACGTGCATCTCGAAAAAATTCCGCTCCCGGATCTCTATCTGGCGAAGGAGCGGCCGGTCGTCGTGCGCGAAGGCAACCTCATCATGGTCGACGACGAACGCCTACCGCTGAACAAAGGCGAGGTCCCGATGATCAAGATGGTCCGCTTCCGCACGCTCGGCTGCTATCCGCTCTCCGGTGCCGTCGAATCGCAATCGACGACGTTACCGGAAATCATCCAAGAGATGCTGCTTGCCAAGACCTCGGAGAGGAAAGGCCGCATGATCGATCACGACGAGCAAGGCTCGATGGAAGAGAAGAAACGACAGGGGTACTTCTAA
- a CDS encoding four helix bundle protein, whose protein sequence is MDAESKRFDLEERTAKFGKAVIRFLRRLPFHSITDPLIRQLVRCATSIGANYCEADDAGSNKEFRYRISVCKREARETKYWLRMLATAEPEHKEDCRELWSEAKELHLIFVAIYRKNPPKNPKSD, encoded by the coding sequence TTGGATGCGGAATCGAAACGATTCGATCTCGAAGAACGAACCGCGAAATTCGGTAAGGCGGTCATTCGATTTTTGCGCCGCTTACCGTTTCATTCGATTACAGATCCGCTGATCCGCCAGCTTGTCCGATGTGCAACGAGTATCGGAGCAAATTATTGCGAGGCGGACGACGCAGGCTCGAACAAGGAATTCAGATATCGCATCAGCGTCTGCAAGAGAGAAGCACGAGAAACGAAATACTGGCTCCGAATGCTCGCCACGGCGGAACCGGAACACAAAGAAGATTGCCGCGAATTATGGAGCGAAGCCAAAGAACTACATCTGATCTTCGTAGCGATCTACCGCAAAAACCCGCCAAAGAACCCAAAATCCGATTAG
- a CDS encoding amino acid permease, with amino-acid sequence MDSAEPRSAPAPLPVSLPRVLGPFDACMVVVGSVIGSGVFLKPATIATALPYFGPIIGVWIVVGLVTLCGCLALAELGAMLPQSGGPYVYLREAYGRLPAFLWGWTEFWIIRTGSIAALSTGTAININVLCNGRLDHYGQLAVTLAIVCFLSAINYVSTRWSAHVQNLTSIAKVAFLAAIIILPFCFGKTNVDNLQPIWPERTDATLWSGFAAAMIAVLWAYDGWINIGPITEEIRNPQRNVPLALLSGMLLVMFVYVTVNCAFHLVLNMPTVAASSSVAASTFSVLAGGAAAKIVAFGVMCSTFGAANSNMLTGPRIYFAMARDGLLPHVVQRIHGRFETPANAILVQCIWTSLLTTYVFLQKGDPLKTFDDLTNFVIFGGSFFYALAVGAVFVLRYKKPELPRPYRTWGYPFTPALYLTAFAAALVSLLMGAPEESARGSLLIAAGVPVYFYMLRGSAARSARL; translated from the coding sequence ATGGACTCCGCAGAACCTCGCTCCGCTCCAGCGCCGTTGCCCGTGTCGCTGCCGCGCGTTCTCGGGCCGTTCGATGCGTGCATGGTCGTCGTCGGTTCGGTGATCGGGAGCGGCGTGTTTTTGAAACCCGCAACGATCGCGACCGCGCTCCCTTACTTCGGCCCGATCATCGGCGTCTGGATCGTCGTCGGGCTCGTGACGCTGTGCGGCTGCTTGGCCTTAGCCGAGCTCGGCGCAATGCTGCCGCAATCCGGCGGTCCCTACGTGTATCTTCGCGAAGCCTACGGTCGACTGCCGGCGTTTCTCTGGGGCTGGACCGAGTTTTGGATTATCCGCACCGGCTCCATCGCGGCCCTTTCGACCGGCACGGCGATCAACATCAACGTCCTGTGCAATGGTCGCCTCGATCATTACGGCCAACTGGCCGTGACGCTCGCGATCGTCTGTTTCCTTTCGGCGATCAATTACGTGAGCACGCGTTGGTCGGCGCACGTGCAAAACCTCACGTCGATCGCGAAAGTCGCCTTCCTCGCGGCGATCATCATCTTGCCTTTCTGTTTCGGCAAGACGAACGTCGACAACTTGCAGCCGATCTGGCCCGAGCGCACCGACGCGACTCTCTGGAGCGGATTCGCCGCGGCGATGATCGCGGTGCTTTGGGCCTACGACGGCTGGATCAATATCGGCCCGATCACCGAAGAGATTCGCAACCCGCAGCGCAACGTGCCGCTCGCGCTGCTGAGCGGAATGCTGTTGGTGATGTTCGTCTATGTGACCGTAAATTGCGCGTTTCATTTAGTGCTGAACATGCCGACGGTCGCGGCCAGCAGCAGCGTGGCGGCCTCGACTTTCAGCGTGTTGGCCGGTGGCGCTGCGGCGAAGATCGTGGCGTTCGGCGTGATGTGCTCGACGTTCGGCGCTGCGAATTCCAACATGCTCACGGGCCCGCGAATCTATTTCGCGATGGCCCGCGACGGCCTGTTGCCGCATGTCGTACAACGCATCCACGGCCGCTTCGAAACCCCGGCGAACGCCATTCTCGTGCAATGCATCTGGACGTCGCTCTTGACGACCTACGTGTTTTTGCAAAAAGGAGATCCTCTCAAGACGTTCGACGACTTGACGAATTTCGTGATCTTCGGCGGCTCGTTCTTCTACGCACTGGCGGTCGGCGCGGTGTTCGTGCTTAGGTATAAGAAGCCCGAGCTGCCTCGTCCTTATCGGACCTGGGGCTATCCGTTTACGCCGGCTCTGTATCTCACGGCCTTCGCGGCGGCGCTGGTGTCGCTGCTGATGGGAGCGCCGGAGGAATCGGCTCGGGGATCGCTCCTCATCGCGGCCGGCGTGCCGGTCTACTTCTACATGCTCCGCGGCTCGGCGGCCCGTTCGGCGCGGCTTTAA
- the cysN gene encoding sulfate adenylyltransferase subunit CysN, protein MFTEQELIEKDIEAYLAQHERKELMRLLTCGSVDDGKSTLIGRLLHDSKQVYEDQMAAVTRDSAKKSSAGGEVDLSLLVDGLKAEREQGITIDVAYRYFSTARRKFIIADCPGHEQYTRNMATGASTCNLAIILIDARHGVMQQTRRHSFIVSLLGIKHVVVAINKMDLVDFSEEKFEEIKREYSRFVTKLEMGDLTFIPMSALRGDNVVDASVNMPWYHGGTLMHYLETIHIASDRNLIDFRMPVQYVNRPNLDYRGFCGTIASGIVRVGDEIMTLPSGRKSKVARIVTYDGDREEAFAPQSVTLTLTSEVDVSRGDMLVHPNNQPRVDRSFEAMVVWMNDQALTPGKQYSIKHATKSTAGTCAVLRYRVDVNSLHRQDAAELKMNEVGRCKITLSSPIAFDPYRKNHSTGAFIFIDRMTNNTVGAGMIVDRDGSIGGFGADLWDVVDAEERKHIGVDSVSHDERKARTGVEPVTVLLTGLTGAGKTSIAYALERRLFDAHKAAYVLDGETMRQGISKGLGFSGWERSENLRRSIEVAKVVNDAGLICICAFLAPDETIRAKARDVVGKARFLEIYLKAPLEVLRKRDTAGMYAKADSGEIAEFPGVSAPYDEPKQPDLTLETDSLTVAHCVDRIMALLERRKFI, encoded by the coding sequence ATGTTCACCGAACAAGAACTAATCGAAAAAGACATCGAAGCCTACCTCGCTCAGCATGAACGCAAGGAGCTCATGCGGCTGCTCACGTGCGGGAGCGTCGACGACGGGAAGAGCACTCTCATCGGCCGGCTGTTGCACGACTCGAAGCAGGTCTACGAAGATCAGATGGCCGCGGTCACGCGCGATAGCGCGAAGAAAAGCTCCGCCGGCGGCGAAGTCGACTTGTCGCTGCTCGTCGATGGGCTCAAGGCCGAGCGCGAGCAGGGAATCACGATCGACGTCGCTTATCGCTATTTCTCCACCGCGCGACGCAAGTTCATCATCGCCGACTGTCCCGGCCACGAACAATACACGCGCAACATGGCGACCGGCGCGAGCACTTGCAACCTCGCGATCATCTTGATCGACGCTCGTCACGGCGTCATGCAGCAGACGCGCCGCCATAGCTTCATCGTCTCGCTGTTGGGCATCAAGCACGTCGTCGTGGCGATCAACAAAATGGATCTCGTCGATTTCTCGGAAGAGAAGTTCGAAGAGATCAAACGTGAGTACAGCCGGTTCGTCACGAAGCTTGAAATGGGGGATCTCACGTTCATTCCGATGTCGGCCCTGCGCGGCGACAACGTCGTCGACGCGAGCGTGAACATGCCGTGGTACCACGGCGGCACTTTGATGCACTACCTCGAAACGATTCACATCGCGAGCGATCGGAACCTGATCGACTTTCGGATGCCGGTCCAATACGTGAACCGCCCGAATCTCGACTATCGCGGCTTCTGCGGCACCATCGCCTCCGGCATCGTCCGGGTCGGCGACGAAATCATGACGCTTCCGTCGGGCCGCAAAAGCAAGGTCGCGCGGATCGTCACCTACGACGGCGATCGCGAGGAAGCGTTCGCACCGCAATCCGTCACGCTGACGCTCACGAGCGAAGTCGACGTGAGCCGCGGCGACATGCTCGTTCACCCGAACAACCAGCCGCGCGTCGATCGCTCGTTCGAAGCGATGGTCGTTTGGATGAACGACCAAGCCCTGACGCCGGGCAAGCAATACTCCATCAAGCACGCGACGAAATCGACCGCGGGGACTTGCGCCGTGCTCCGCTATCGCGTCGATGTCAACTCGCTGCATCGCCAAGATGCCGCCGAGCTGAAGATGAACGAAGTCGGGCGTTGCAAGATCACGCTCAGCTCGCCGATCGCCTTCGATCCTTATCGCAAGAACCACAGCACCGGCGCGTTCATCTTCATCGATCGGATGACGAACAACACCGTCGGCGCGGGCATGATCGTCGATCGCGACGGCTCCATCGGCGGCTTCGGAGCCGACTTGTGGGACGTCGTCGATGCCGAAGAGCGGAAGCACATCGGCGTCGACTCGGTCTCGCATGACGAACGCAAAGCGCGCACCGGGGTCGAGCCCGTCACCGTGCTTCTGACAGGTCTGACGGGTGCCGGAAAGACGAGCATCGCCTATGCGCTGGAACGTCGGCTGTTCGACGCCCACAAAGCGGCCTACGTGCTCGACGGCGAAACGATGCGGCAAGGCATCTCGAAGGGGCTCGGCTTTTCCGGTTGGGAACGCTCGGAGAATCTTCGCCGGTCGATCGAAGTCGCGAAGGTGGTGAACGACGCCGGCCTGATCTGCATCTGCGCGTTCTTAGCTCCCGACGAAACGATCCGCGCGAAAGCTCGCGACGTTGTCGGCAAGGCGCGCTTCCTCGAGATTTATCTCAAGGCCCCTCTCGAAGTGTTGCGCAAGCGCGACACGGCCGGCATGTATGCCAAGGCCGACAGCGGCGAGATCGCCGAGTTTCCGGGCGTTTCCGCTCCGTACGACGAACCGAAGCAGCCCGACCTGACTCTCGAAACCGATAGCCTCACCGTCGCGCATTGCGTCGATCGAATCATGGCCCTGCTCGAACGTCGGAAGTTTATTTGA
- a CDS encoding biopolymer transporter Tol has protein sequence MNLVAVAQGEESIEGKYLSNVRQVTSGMVRAGEGYFSPDGKQIVYQAVTKDYPFYQIYTQPLDAPSAEPVAPKLISTGRGRTTCAYFSPDGKKILFASSHLDPNIGTLEDAERKQIAEDAKTGKRRRYEWPFDPATDIFEVGVGGGPLHRITEAPGYDAEGAYSKDGKTIVFASTRDGDPDLYAMNADGSNVRQLTNVDGYDGGPFQSPDGKWVVFRTDRKSKEHLQIHVIGIDGKHDTALTDDPNSVYWAPYWHPTEPYIIWTGADHSDPKARPNYDLWLMKYEVVGDEFKPGKRWRITDAPGGDVLPVFSPDGKKLMWTSTRTADHSSQLWIGDFKLPE, from the coding sequence ATGAACTTGGTCGCCGTCGCACAGGGCGAAGAGTCGATCGAAGGGAAATATCTTTCCAACGTGCGCCAAGTCACCAGCGGCATGGTGCGCGCCGGCGAAGGCTATTTCTCCCCGGACGGCAAGCAGATCGTCTACCAAGCGGTGACGAAAGACTATCCCTTCTATCAGATCTACACACAGCCGCTCGACGCTCCCTCTGCCGAGCCCGTCGCGCCGAAGCTCATCAGCACGGGCCGGGGTCGCACGACCTGCGCCTACTTCTCGCCCGACGGTAAGAAGATCCTCTTCGCTTCGAGCCATCTCGATCCGAACATCGGCACGCTCGAAGATGCCGAGCGAAAACAGATCGCCGAAGACGCGAAGACCGGTAAGCGCCGCCGCTATGAATGGCCGTTCGATCCCGCGACCGACATCTTCGAAGTCGGCGTCGGGGGCGGACCCTTGCACCGCATCACCGAAGCGCCGGGCTACGACGCCGAAGGGGCTTACTCGAAGGATGGGAAGACGATCGTCTTCGCCAGCACGCGCGACGGCGATCCCGACCTCTACGCGATGAACGCCGACGGCTCGAACGTGCGTCAGCTCACCAACGTCGACGGCTACGACGGCGGACCGTTCCAATCGCCCGACGGCAAATGGGTCGTCTTCCGCACCGACCGCAAGAGCAAAGAGCATCTGCAAATCCATGTGATCGGCATCGACGGCAAGCACGACACCGCCCTCACCGACGACCCGAACTCGGTGTATTGGGCCCCCTATTGGCATCCGACCGAGCCTTACATAATCTGGACCGGTGCGGATCACTCCGACCCTAAGGCCCGCCCGAATTACGATCTGTGGTTGATGAAATACGAAGTCGTCGGCGATGAGTTCAAGCCGGGCAAGCGCTGGCGGATCACCGACGCGCCGGGCGGCGACGTGCTGCCGGTCTTCTCGCCCGACGGCAAGAAGCTGATGTGGACGAGCACGCGCACGGCCGATCATTCGAGCCAATTGTGGATCGGCGATTTCAAGCTGCCGGAGTAG
- a CDS encoding GGDEF domain-containing protein: MLSTSTILLLCGISAFQVTIGLCVGWWLRSARRTRTNTSEVLSRRLTEALGKLQNIADDMGHGAFHHAEQVEAVGRRLDTVAEDDVEELHQALVDGMTEIVTANTHLQTQLHEAETKLEEQSRQIETQLSESRLDLLTGIADRRAFDEELERRLAERRRRPAPLSVILIDIDRLKQINDRRGAPIGDAVLRDVARVLEATMREMDFVARYGDDELAVVLPSTTLREARRAAQRALESVAKHTFEYDHEQVTVTISLGLAEMQPDDDAASLVRRADEALYLSKAAGRNCGHFHTGADFLSLDSPRLLDQAMEFESFDATGARAIDPVAKASADCTTDSLQKAESLVAAARNESEKIARAGKRAAEPDDALTNLPTAGTFSHELRRRIHRSRLEHRSSALILIDVDRLTAINAGVGRDGGDLVLRRTADVLRSICRERDYLARYHHGQFALLLNDATAVDGARTAEHIRAVMHESSLERGFKHVDATVSCGVAEVGPHDRSVSVVMHAGVALAAAKASGRDCTFVHDGHTAEPVDLAPQGNGAQPTR; this comes from the coding sequence ATGTTGTCGACTTCCACGATCTTATTGCTCTGCGGCATCTCGGCGTTTCAAGTCACGATCGGCTTGTGCGTCGGTTGGTGGCTCCGCTCCGCGCGACGCACCAGAACGAACACCTCCGAAGTGCTTTCGCGACGTCTTACCGAAGCGCTCGGCAAGCTACAAAACATCGCCGACGACATGGGCCACGGCGCGTTCCATCATGCCGAGCAAGTCGAAGCCGTCGGCCGGCGGCTCGATACCGTCGCCGAAGACGACGTCGAAGAACTTCACCAAGCGCTCGTCGACGGCATGACCGAGATCGTCACGGCGAATACGCACCTGCAAACGCAACTTCACGAAGCCGAAACGAAGCTTGAAGAACAATCGCGGCAAATCGAAACGCAACTTTCCGAGTCGCGATTGGACCTGCTCACGGGCATCGCCGACCGTCGGGCCTTCGACGAAGAGCTCGAACGCCGCTTGGCCGAACGCCGCCGCCGCCCGGCCCCGTTATCCGTGATTCTCATCGACATCGATCGCTTGAAGCAAATCAACGATCGCCGCGGCGCACCGATCGGCGATGCCGTGTTGCGCGATGTGGCACGGGTGCTCGAAGCGACGATGCGCGAAATGGATTTCGTCGCCCGCTACGGCGACGATGAATTGGCCGTCGTCCTCCCTTCGACGACGCTCCGCGAAGCCCGCCGCGCGGCGCAGCGTGCTTTGGAATCGGTCGCGAAGCACACCTTCGAATACGACCACGAACAAGTCACGGTCACGATCAGCCTCGGCCTCGCCGAAATGCAACCCGACGACGACGCGGCCTCGCTCGTCCGTCGGGCCGATGAAGCCTTGTATCTGTCGAAAGCCGCCGGTCGCAATTGCGGCCACTTCCACACCGGGGCCGACTTTCTCTCGCTCGATTCTCCGCGCTTGCTCGATCAGGCGATGGAGTTCGAGTCCTTCGATGCGACCGGCGCCCGGGCTATCGACCCGGTTGCGAAAGCTTCGGCCGATTGCACGACCGACTCGCTGCAAAAGGCGGAGTCTCTCGTCGCCGCGGCGCGTAACGAGTCCGAGAAGATCGCTCGCGCGGGCAAGCGCGCTGCGGAGCCCGACGATGCGCTCACCAACCTGCCGACGGCCGGCACGTTCTCCCACGAACTTCGTCGCCGCATCCATCGCTCGCGACTCGAGCATCGTTCGTCGGCCTTGATTCTGATCGACGTCGATCGCCTGACTGCGATCAACGCCGGTGTCGGACGCGACGGCGGCGATCTCGTTCTTCGCCGCACGGCCGACGTGTTGCGCAGCATCTGTCGCGAGCGCGATTATCTCGCTCGCTACCACCACGGCCAGTTCGCGCTGTTGCTGAACGACGCCACGGCCGTCGACGGTGCCCGTACGGCGGAGCACATTCGCGCCGTCATGCACGAGTCGTCGCTGGAGCGGGGCTTCAAGCATGTCGACGCGACGGTCAGTTGCGGCGTCGCCGAAGTCGGCCCGCACGATCGCTCGGTCTCGGTCGTGATGCATGCCGGCGTAGCGCTCGCCGCGGCGAAAGCGTCGGGCCGCGATTGCACGTTCGTCCACGACGGCCACACCGCCGAGCCGGTCGATCTTGCCCCGCAAGGCAACGGAGCGCAGCCTACGCGATAG